One window of Nocardia sp. NBC_00508 genomic DNA carries:
- a CDS encoding PDGLE domain-containing protein: protein MASSQPDGLDATTQRGCTVVEVDGAEQLQGECIARNTDDHRLAGSPLADYTIDGNDRLTGVAGVLGVAAAFAALFAVVRIIRAGRSEHRRADPVPDGASTSPEPESR from the coding sequence GTGGCCAGTTCGCAGCCGGACGGCCTCGATGCCACGACCCAGCGCGGCTGCACGGTCGTCGAGGTCGACGGTGCCGAGCAATTGCAGGGTGAGTGCATCGCCCGGAACACAGACGATCACCGGTTGGCGGGTTCGCCGCTGGCCGACTACACGATCGACGGTAACGACCGGCTGACCGGCGTCGCCGGCGTGCTCGGGGTCGCAGCCGCTTTCGCCGCACTGTTCGCGGTCGTTCGCATCATCCGGGCCGGCCGATCCGAACACCGGCGGGCCGATCCTGTGCCGGACGGCGCGAGCACGTCGCCCGAGCCGGAGTCTCGGTAG
- the cbiQ gene encoding cobalt ECF transporter T component CbiQ, protein MATVSHRLHLPGDSPVHRAPAEVKIVCATLTVFAVVATPRELFWPYAVYAGGLVAAWGVAQIPLRWITPRLLIELPFVMLAILLPFAAGEPRTNLLGLSLSTTGLYAAWGIVAKGTIGVGVSLTVAATTSVRELPGGLSRLHVPGMIVTIVVLMLRYVDVIADEAARMRLARISRGDDPRTIRQIGATARGVGSLFLRSYERGERVHLAMLSRGYTGTVPDFGTAPSTRAQWFVACVPAFAAVGVCVGAWVAR, encoded by the coding sequence GTGGCCACTGTCAGTCACCGACTGCATCTACCCGGCGATTCGCCGGTGCATCGGGCTCCGGCCGAAGTGAAGATAGTCTGCGCCACGCTCACCGTCTTCGCCGTTGTCGCGACGCCGCGAGAGTTGTTCTGGCCGTATGCCGTCTATGCGGGCGGATTGGTCGCGGCGTGGGGCGTGGCCCAGATTCCGCTGCGGTGGATCACGCCGCGACTACTCATCGAGCTGCCATTCGTGATGCTGGCGATCCTATTGCCGTTCGCGGCCGGAGAGCCCAGAACGAACCTGCTCGGGCTGTCGCTGTCGACGACGGGCCTGTATGCGGCGTGGGGAATCGTCGCGAAAGGAACTATCGGGGTAGGAGTTTCGCTGACCGTGGCGGCCACGACAAGCGTTCGGGAACTACCGGGCGGGCTCAGCAGGCTCCACGTGCCGGGCATGATCGTCACGATCGTCGTACTGATGCTGCGGTATGTGGACGTGATCGCCGACGAGGCCGCGCGCATGCGCCTGGCGCGGATCTCGCGCGGCGACGACCCGCGTACGATACGTCAGATCGGCGCGACAGCACGCGGTGTCGGCAGTCTGTTCCTGCGCTCCTACGAACGAGGCGAACGGGTCCACTTGGCAATGCTCTCGCGCGGATACACCGGCACTGTCCCCGACTTCGGCACAGCACCGTCCACTCGCGCGCAATGGTTTGTCGCCTGCGTTCCCGCATTCGCTGCTGTCGGGGTGTGTGTCGGCGCGTGGGTCGCCCGGTGA
- a CDS encoding energy-coupling factor ABC transporter ATP-binding protein — MNESAAAAVRLIDLTFAYPDGTPALDELNLDIGPGERVAVLGPNGAGKSTLMLHLNGVLTAGSGEIFIGGTRLDRTTVRAIRQRVGVVFQDPDDQLFMPTVEQDVAFGPSNFGMRGEHLTDSVRFGLAAVGMSDRAERSPARLSLGERRRAALATVLACRPEVLVLDEPAANLDPVARRELADILLALPTTLVLVTHDLPYAQRICHRAVILDSGRIVADGPIDEILDDTALLAEHRLS, encoded by the coding sequence GTGAACGAGTCCGCCGCGGCTGCTGTCCGCCTCATCGACCTGACTTTCGCGTACCCGGATGGGACCCCCGCGCTCGACGAGCTGAATCTCGACATCGGCCCGGGCGAGCGAGTCGCGGTTCTAGGGCCCAACGGCGCGGGCAAATCCACCCTGATGCTGCATCTCAACGGTGTGCTCACCGCCGGTTCCGGCGAGATATTCATCGGCGGCACGCGCCTGGACCGCACCACTGTTCGCGCCATCCGCCAACGCGTCGGTGTGGTGTTCCAAGACCCTGACGACCAACTGTTCATGCCGACAGTCGAACAAGATGTCGCGTTCGGGCCGAGCAACTTCGGGATGCGCGGCGAGCACCTCACCGACAGCGTGCGCTTCGGACTCGCCGCGGTCGGCATGTCGGATCGAGCCGAACGCTCCCCCGCACGTCTGTCGCTGGGCGAACGCCGCCGCGCCGCGCTCGCCACCGTCCTGGCATGCCGCCCCGAAGTACTCGTCCTCGACGAACCCGCCGCCAACCTCGACCCCGTTGCCCGCCGCGAACTCGCCGACATCCTGCTGGCCCTGCCCACGACACTTGTCCTGGTCACCCACGACCTGCCCTACGCCCAACGCATCTGCCACCGCGCAGTGATCCTCGACAGCGGCCGAATCGTCGCAGACGGACCCATCGACGAAATACTCGACGACACCGCGCTGCTCGCCGAACACCGCCTCAGCTGA
- a CDS encoding carboxymuconolactone decarboxylase family protein: MRLDILNRGYSTGTKVLFTLIRVFSGHPVPDAAKLVFYRPDFYGALAKTFTHEAMRGPSAWSVADRELMAAFVSKVNECAFCIAAHTATAGQAYQDAAKVRAVLADLESAHIEDGLRATLRMLGKLTREATVGVEDMREVLSAGVTPQQIEDALAVCAAFNTTDRLADAFGFELPSAAGFEAGAKYLLKRGYR; this comes from the coding sequence ATGCGACTCGACATCCTCAACCGCGGTTACAGCACCGGGACCAAGGTGTTGTTCACGCTCATAAGAGTGTTCTCCGGGCACCCGGTACCAGACGCCGCCAAGCTGGTTTTCTACCGGCCCGACTTCTACGGCGCCCTGGCGAAGACGTTCACCCACGAGGCGATGCGCGGGCCTTCCGCCTGGTCGGTAGCCGATCGAGAGCTGATGGCGGCCTTCGTATCGAAGGTCAACGAATGCGCGTTCTGCATCGCCGCACACACCGCGACCGCAGGGCAGGCATATCAGGACGCCGCGAAGGTTCGAGCGGTACTGGCCGACCTGGAATCGGCCCACATCGAGGACGGGCTGCGGGCAACGCTGCGGATGCTCGGCAAGCTGACCCGGGAGGCAACCGTGGGCGTCGAGGACATGCGGGAAGTGCTGTCCGCAGGTGTCACACCCCAGCAAATCGAGGACGCGCTGGCAGTCTGCGCCGCGTTCAACACGACCGACCGGCTCGCCGACGCTTTCGGCTTCGAGCTGCCCAGCGCCGCCGGCTTCGAGGCCGGAGCCAAGTACCTGCTCAAACGGGGCTACCGATAG
- a CDS encoding lipase family protein, with translation MIRQFLLFPGSRRSRPARTLSAIGGVVLGLLLTTTATAEPLYPRPDPDPFYAAPADLAAHQPGDVLGARALPPLAIFPGATVTLVKFRSTNSHGAPIAATTTVLTPFGQRPGGPLLSYQHFINALGTQCAVSHALYSGDRNVTVTMPTLNVVLAQGWSVALPDHLGPYFAFGAARLGGQITLDGIRAVKQLSALGVQHSPTVLAGYSGGGLATAWAAALQPSYAPELELAGAAFGGAPMNMVTMAEALGLGPHRSFGLAMAAAIGLEREYPDRLPVSSYLNPRGLEVREQMANSCANEILTAGIGGSAGEYVTDTSIFDSREARSVVEENSLELYAGVPETPIFEWHSPDDKQIPVESIENTVRRWCAAGVRVQTQRMPAVVPLPDVDHLSAAVLGAPAALLWLDARVRGEPAPTNC, from the coding sequence GTGATCCGGCAGTTCCTTCTTTTCCCCGGCAGCAGGCGCAGCCGTCCAGCTCGGACCCTCAGTGCGATCGGCGGTGTGGTACTCGGGCTGCTCCTGACGACGACGGCGACCGCGGAACCCCTGTATCCGCGGCCAGATCCGGACCCGTTCTATGCCGCCCCGGCGGATCTGGCGGCACACCAACCAGGGGATGTGCTCGGTGCGCGGGCGCTGCCGCCGCTGGCGATCTTCCCCGGCGCCACCGTCACGCTGGTCAAATTCCGGTCCACCAACTCGCATGGAGCGCCGATCGCGGCGACGACCACGGTGCTCACCCCCTTCGGCCAGCGGCCAGGTGGGCCACTGCTGTCGTATCAGCACTTCATCAATGCGCTCGGCACCCAGTGCGCGGTATCGCACGCGCTGTACAGCGGCGATCGGAATGTGACGGTGACGATGCCGACTTTGAACGTGGTGCTGGCGCAGGGCTGGAGTGTCGCGCTGCCGGATCATCTCGGACCGTACTTCGCCTTCGGAGCGGCACGTTTGGGTGGCCAGATCACATTGGATGGCATCCGGGCGGTGAAACAGCTGTCCGCACTCGGCGTGCAGCACAGCCCAACGGTGCTGGCCGGCTACTCCGGCGGCGGCCTGGCCACCGCATGGGCGGCTGCGCTGCAGCCGTCGTATGCACCGGAGCTGGAGCTCGCGGGTGCGGCCTTCGGCGGCGCCCCGATGAACATGGTGACGATGGCGGAGGCGCTGGGCTTGGGTCCGCATCGGTCCTTCGGGCTGGCCATGGCGGCGGCGATCGGCCTGGAGCGGGAGTACCCGGACCGGCTGCCGGTCAGCTCGTATCTCAATCCGCGCGGCCTCGAGGTCCGTGAGCAGATGGCCAACAGCTGCGCCAATGAGATCCTCACGGCAGGCATCGGCGGCAGCGCCGGCGAGTACGTCACCGACACCTCGATCTTCGACAGCCGCGAAGCCCGGTCGGTGGTGGAGGAGAACAGCCTGGAACTCTACGCCGGGGTACCGGAAACACCGATCTTCGAATGGCATTCGCCGGACGATAAGCAGATTCCGGTCGAATCCATCGAGAACACCGTCCGCCGTTGGTGCGCGGCAGGGGTGCGGGTGCAGACGCAGCGGATGCCCGCGGTTGTACCCCTGCCCGATGTCGATCATCTGTCCGCCGCGGTACTGGGTGCACCCGCGGCGCTGCTGTGGCTCGACGCTCGGGTTCGCGGAGAGCCCGCCCCCACCAACTGCTGA
- a CDS encoding MFS transporter: MKTELIPGERVTALRTPVVWFMALAAALGTASIYPLQPAIAEVAGSLHASLAAVGTALACGPFGYLAGLALLVPLVDRFAPRIVVSAQFAALALALAASAVVGSTWLLGLVVGLIGAGSSVGAQLSSVAGRFAPPRRQATVLGVVTAGISAGILAGRIVGGWLTELISWRGTLFVFAVACVATAVTARFVLPAAAGSATVGYLATLRGLPALHARYRTLRLAAGRGALWFFAFCAIWAGLPVALSQPPFSYSPERIGMYAIAGLLGVAATRISGAWTDRVGARRVIVIGLVLALAASAALGAFLSNTVVTLICLGLFDAGLFAAQVANQSTVLAIAPAAPARFNSAYMIVYFIGGSLGAAFGAAAVGWFGWPATAALAAAAIATAIAVTLTTPRIGPALRATPTHTESENYVRTPQ, translated from the coding sequence ATGAAGACCGAACTGATTCCGGGCGAACGGGTCACCGCGCTGCGGACACCCGTCGTTTGGTTCATGGCGCTCGCGGCCGCACTCGGCACCGCCAGTATCTATCCGCTGCAACCGGCCATCGCGGAAGTCGCCGGTTCGCTACACGCCTCACTCGCGGCGGTCGGTACGGCTTTGGCATGCGGGCCTTTCGGCTATCTAGCGGGGCTGGCGCTCCTGGTACCGCTGGTCGACCGGTTCGCGCCGCGGATCGTGGTGTCGGCCCAGTTCGCTGCCCTGGCCCTCGCTTTGGCGGCGAGTGCGGTGGTCGGTTCGACTTGGCTGCTCGGCCTTGTCGTCGGCCTGATCGGGGCAGGATCGTCGGTCGGTGCGCAACTGAGTTCGGTCGCCGGACGCTTCGCGCCACCGCGGCGGCAGGCCACGGTACTGGGAGTCGTGACCGCGGGCATTTCGGCGGGGATCCTCGCGGGCCGAATTGTCGGAGGGTGGCTGACGGAATTGATCAGCTGGCGCGGAACGCTTTTCGTTTTCGCAGTGGCGTGCGTGGCCACTGCGGTCACCGCCCGGTTCGTGCTGCCCGCCGCCGCGGGGAGTGCCACCGTGGGTTACCTGGCGACGCTGCGCGGACTTCCAGCACTACACGCCCGCTATCGGACGCTCCGGCTGGCGGCCGGTCGCGGCGCCCTGTGGTTCTTCGCCTTCTGCGCGATCTGGGCCGGACTCCCAGTCGCGCTGTCCCAGCCGCCGTTCTCGTACTCACCCGAACGGATCGGCATGTACGCCATCGCCGGACTCCTCGGTGTCGCCGCAACCCGCATCTCGGGGGCCTGGACCGATCGCGTCGGCGCGCGGCGAGTGATCGTGATCGGGCTCGTGCTCGCCCTCGCGGCCTCGGCAGCTCTGGGCGCTTTCCTGTCGAATACCGTCGTAACCCTCATCTGCCTCGGCCTCTTCGACGCCGGACTGTTCGCGGCCCAGGTAGCCAACCAAAGCACGGTCCTTGCCATCGCCCCGGCCGCCCCGGCTCGCTTCAACAGCGCCTACATGATCGTCTACTTCATCGGCGGCAGCTTGGGCGCCGCCTTCGGTGCCGCTGCCGTCGGCTGGTTCGGCTGGCCTGCCACCGCCGCCCTCGCCGCCGCGGCCATCGCTACCGCCATCGCAGTCACCCTGACCACTCCCCGCATCGGACCCGCCCTCCGGGCGACGCCTACACACACAGAATCCGAAAACTATGTCCGGACTCCGCAATAG
- a CDS encoding SRPBCC family protein: protein MSEDRAVDDTERIEVSRLIPAPADAIFAVLTDPKGHVDIDASGMLMDAEGEPVEQPGDRFLVHMDREALGDVPLAKYDVEVVITKFTPDEEIAWTVEGRRRPHARHIYGYRLEQAEDGTRVTSYYDWSEIDEEWKRRLVFPVVPESALKATLGILERTVRRRAAA from the coding sequence GTGAGCGAAGACCGCGCGGTCGACGACACCGAACGGATCGAGGTTTCCCGACTGATCCCCGCTCCCGCCGACGCCATCTTCGCGGTCCTGACCGACCCGAAGGGCCACGTGGACATCGACGCGTCGGGAATGCTCATGGACGCCGAAGGGGAACCGGTCGAGCAGCCCGGCGACCGGTTCCTCGTCCACATGGACCGGGAAGCCCTCGGGGACGTTCCCCTGGCCAAGTACGACGTCGAGGTCGTCATCACCAAGTTCACCCCGGACGAGGAGATCGCCTGGACAGTCGAAGGCAGGCGCCGGCCTCATGCCCGCCACATCTACGGCTACCGGCTGGAGCAGGCCGAGGACGGCACCCGCGTCACGTCCTACTACGACTGGTCGGAGATCGACGAGGAGTGGAAGAGGCGCCTCGTCTTCCCGGTGGTTCCCGAATCCGCCCTCAAGGCCACCCTCGGGATCCTCGAGCGCACCGTCCGCCGGAGAGCCGCAGCCTGA
- a CDS encoding FCD domain-containing protein: MEGCGNPVLLETFDRMWTASELARRWSARRNPDRDGADEHRRLEEAALARDADAAAAALAQHLTLTAAALTGRASREPGRQV, translated from the coding sequence CTGGAGGGATGCGGCAACCCCGTCCTGCTGGAGACCTTCGACCGGATGTGGACCGCGAGCGAACTGGCCCGCCGCTGGTCGGCGCGCCGCAACCCCGATCGGGACGGCGCCGACGAGCACCGCCGGCTGGAGGAGGCGGCGCTGGCCCGCGACGCCGACGCCGCAGCCGCGGCACTAGCCCAGCACCTCACCCTGACCGCGGCCGCACTGACCGGCCGTGCCTCCCGCGAACCCGGACGCCAAGTCTGA
- a CDS encoding NB-ARC domain-containing protein, whose product MRSKAQARDQGRIYQAETITIHNSPEGHPWRERVPRMIPSLDRMVERPDLGDQLLEALTALEAGEVGLVTGLQGVGGFGKTTMAAWACQHAEVQRRYPAGILWTTLGQDAHGAVLADRINDLVFVLSGYRPAISDPDTAGSELGRLLDGLEPVLLVVDDVWDRTQLRPFRHGGRECTRLVTSRIIDVLPAGTRRIHVPPMTDEQARSMITANVTGLPDRVTDRLARSAGHWPVLLNLVNGALERRVSRGQPPEVAADEVATQLAVDGPAAFDPRRVADRSHAVTATVEASLALLEDDDRERYLDLAIFPEDIEIPLAVLRLLWRQSRVDALCEELVRLGLVADYRLDAPGPRLILHDVIRAHLHKLCSPGDLIARHDLLIAAARELLPDDAPSPWWRLPAEHHYLVRFLPYHLLQAGRTTELDTLLADLRWTEAKTRILASAVPVQADLQLVESAAASHLRRALGRSAIVLGPIDPPEALGATLASRLRDVPGLESALDRYTSTLPRPRLEPARRLPDLPDPALRHSLIGHAGSVSGLAFSPDGVFLATAGYEARVRLWDLAAGAEVGALSCAGSVQGVAYSPDGRLLASGDLEGTVRLWDLPTRRELIALHGRTGAGQGVAFAPDGRLLAYGDSEGAVHLWEVPAGVERVVLRGHGDLVSAVAFAPSGQLLASAGYDGTIRLWDISTGAEQVVLTGHTGRVNGVAFAPDGRLLASAGYDGTIRLWTVRTGAEQAVLTGHTDRVGGVAFAPEGVLLASAGHDRTVRLWDVSRRSEVAVLTGHTDRVTGVAFASDGQSLASAGYDGTVRLWDVPTGAERAAPAGHTDRVNGVAFAPDGSSLASASYDGTVRLWDVPAGSEQAVLAGHGDRVSGVAFAPGGRLLASAGHDRTVRLWDLQAGSERAVLIGHTDWVNGVAFAPDGQLLASAGYDGTVRLWDTTDCVERAALRTSGEVWNVAFSPDGSLLASAHSDHTARLWNVSDGSLRAELVGHTNWVWNVGFSPDGQLLASAGYDGTVRLWNVSDGSLRAELAGHANWVRDVGFSPDGAVLASVGHDATVRLWDVATGRVRCALRVAAPLSAVVWHPDAEQLVVAGATGLYMFRHVL is encoded by the coding sequence ATGCGTTCCAAGGCGCAGGCACGGGACCAGGGCCGCATCTATCAGGCGGAGACCATCACGATCCACAATTCCCCGGAAGGCCACCCCTGGCGCGAGCGAGTTCCGCGGATGATCCCATCGCTGGATCGAATGGTGGAACGCCCCGATCTCGGCGATCAGCTACTGGAGGCGTTGACGGCCCTCGAGGCCGGCGAAGTGGGATTGGTGACCGGCCTGCAGGGGGTCGGCGGCTTCGGGAAGACGACGATGGCGGCCTGGGCCTGTCAGCACGCGGAGGTTCAGCGGCGCTATCCCGCGGGCATCTTGTGGACCACCCTCGGCCAGGATGCGCACGGCGCGGTCTTGGCCGACCGAATCAATGATCTGGTGTTCGTTCTCAGCGGATACCGCCCCGCAATCTCGGATCCGGATACGGCAGGATCGGAACTGGGTCGCTTGCTCGATGGGCTGGAGCCGGTGCTGCTGGTTGTCGACGACGTGTGGGATCGCACGCAGCTGCGGCCCTTTCGGCACGGAGGGCGCGAATGCACCCGCCTGGTCACCAGCCGCATCATTGATGTGCTGCCCGCGGGTACCAGGCGCATCCATGTCCCCCCGATGACCGACGAACAGGCCCGCTCGATGATCACCGCCAACGTGACGGGATTGCCCGACCGGGTGACCGATCGGCTCGCGCGGTCCGCTGGCCACTGGCCTGTGCTGCTGAACCTGGTCAACGGCGCCTTGGAGCGGCGAGTGAGCCGGGGGCAACCACCCGAGGTGGCGGCGGACGAGGTCGCGACTCAGCTGGCCGTGGACGGCCCTGCCGCGTTCGACCCGAGGCGGGTGGCCGATCGCAGCCATGCGGTGACGGCGACGGTGGAGGCCAGTCTGGCGCTGCTGGAGGACGACGATCGAGAGCGCTATCTCGACTTGGCGATCTTTCCCGAAGACATCGAGATCCCGCTCGCGGTGCTGCGGTTGCTGTGGCGGCAATCCCGGGTCGACGCCCTGTGCGAGGAACTGGTGCGACTCGGCCTCGTCGCCGACTACCGGTTGGATGCTCCTGGTCCGCGATTGATCCTCCACGACGTCATCCGCGCCCACCTGCACAAGCTGTGCTCGCCAGGCGACCTGATCGCGCGGCATGACCTGCTGATCGCCGCGGCGCGAGAATTGTTGCCCGACGATGCGCCGAGTCCCTGGTGGCGGTTGCCAGCCGAGCACCACTACCTGGTTCGCTTCCTGCCCTACCACCTGCTACAGGCGGGCCGGACAACAGAACTGGACACACTGCTCGCCGATTTGCGCTGGACCGAAGCCAAGACGCGGATTCTAGCCTCGGCGGTGCCCGTCCAAGCCGACCTGCAACTGGTGGAATCAGCGGCGGCGAGTCATTTGCGCCGGGCCCTCGGACGATCGGCGATCGTGCTCGGTCCGATCGATCCCCCAGAAGCACTGGGGGCCACACTGGCCAGTCGTCTTCGGGACGTGCCGGGCTTGGAGTCCGCCCTCGATCGCTACACGTCGACTCTACCTCGACCACGGCTGGAGCCCGCCCGGCGCCTGCCGGACCTGCCCGACCCGGCGCTTCGCCATAGCCTCATCGGTCATGCCGGTAGCGTGTCGGGGCTGGCCTTCTCTCCCGATGGTGTCTTCCTGGCGACGGCCGGCTATGAAGCGCGAGTCCGGTTGTGGGACTTGGCCGCCGGGGCGGAGGTCGGCGCGCTGAGTTGTGCGGGAAGCGTGCAGGGCGTTGCCTACTCTCCGGACGGGCGGCTACTGGCGTCAGGCGATCTCGAGGGCACTGTACGGCTCTGGGACCTGCCCACTCGACGGGAACTCATCGCACTGCACGGGCGGACCGGCGCTGGGCAGGGAGTGGCGTTCGCTCCGGATGGGCGACTGCTCGCTTACGGCGACAGCGAAGGAGCCGTCCATTTGTGGGAGGTCCCAGCCGGAGTCGAGCGGGTCGTACTGAGAGGTCACGGCGATCTGGTCAGCGCCGTGGCGTTCGCGCCCAGCGGGCAGTTGCTGGCTTCGGCGGGATACGACGGAACGATCCGGTTGTGGGACATATCTACGGGAGCCGAGCAAGTGGTGCTGACCGGGCATACCGGCCGGGTCAATGGTGTCGCGTTCGCTCCTGACGGGCGGTTACTCGCCTCCGCGGGGTACGACGGAACGATCCGGTTGTGGACTGTACGCACCGGAGCCGAGCAAGCAGTACTGACCGGGCACACTGATCGAGTCGGCGGAGTGGCTTTCGCTCCCGAAGGCGTGCTGCTGGCTTCCGCCGGGCATGATCGCACGGTCCGGCTGTGGGACGTCTCGCGGCGGTCCGAGGTGGCAGTGCTGACCGGGCACACGGATCGAGTGACCGGGGTGGCGTTCGCGTCGGATGGGCAATCGCTGGCCTCGGCGGGGTACGACGGAACGGTCCGGCTGTGGGACGTGCCGACCGGGGCCGAGCGGGCGGCCCCGGCTGGTCACACCGACCGCGTCAACGGTGTCGCGTTCGCTCCCGACGGGTCGTCGCTCGCTTCGGCGAGTTACGACGGCACCGTTCGCCTGTGGGATGTGCCGGCCGGATCCGAGCAGGCGGTGCTGGCAGGCCATGGCGATCGAGTCAGCGGCGTGGCTTTCGCACCCGGCGGGAGGCTGCTGGCGTCGGCCGGTCATGATCGCACCGTACGGTTGTGGGATCTGCAGGCCGGGTCCGAACGAGCCGTTCTCATCGGCCATACCGACTGGGTGAACGGCGTCGCCTTCGCTCCTGACGGACAATTGCTGGCGTCAGCGGGTTACGACGGAACCGTACGGCTATGGGACACAACGGACTGCGTGGAACGGGCGGCCCTGCGGACGAGCGGCGAGGTCTGGAACGTCGCGTTCTCGCCGGACGGTAGCCTGCTCGCGTCGGCGCACAGTGACCACACCGCGCGGTTGTGGAACGTCTCCGACGGCTCGTTGCGTGCTGAGCTCGTTGGGCACACGAATTGGGTGTGGAACGTCGGCTTCTCGCCGGACGGGCAATTGCTGGCCTCGGCAGGCTATGACGGAACCGTACGGTTGTGGAACGTCTCCGACGGCTCGTTGCGTGCTGAGCTTGCCGGGCACGCGAATTGGGTGCGGGATGTCGGCTTCTCGCCGGACGGTGCAGTGCTGGCCTCGGTCGGTCACGACGCGACCGTCCGGCTGTGGGACGTCGCCACCGGCCGCGTCCGCTGCGCGCTTCGGGTAGCGGCCCCGCTCAGCGCCGTGGTCTGGCATCCGGACGCCGAGCAGTTGGTGGTGGCAGGCGCGACCGGTCTCTACATGTTTCGCCACGTCCTTTGA
- a CDS encoding MarR family winged helix-turn-helix transcriptional regulator — translation MEETPARLTVKPSWLLTQLAVHAHRLASDGFGEAGARGYHYRILAALDEFGVASQAELGRRCNMDRSDVVAAINELAEPGFVERAPDPGDRRRNIVSLTEAGERQLRRLDRALDKVQDDLLVPLSAEDRTNLTRLLTRLLTHHQRPPGYREH, via the coding sequence GTGGAGGAGACGCCCGCACGCCTGACCGTGAAGCCGAGTTGGCTGCTCACCCAATTGGCGGTGCACGCCCACCGGCTGGCATCCGACGGCTTCGGCGAGGCGGGTGCGCGCGGGTACCACTACCGCATTCTGGCCGCGCTGGACGAGTTCGGGGTGGCCAGTCAGGCCGAACTCGGTCGCCGGTGCAATATGGACCGCAGCGATGTGGTAGCGGCCATCAACGAACTGGCCGAGCCTGGTTTCGTCGAGCGGGCACCGGACCCGGGTGACCGACGACGCAACATTGTGAGCCTCACCGAGGCGGGCGAACGGCAACTGCGACGCCTGGACCGAGCGCTCGACAAGGTGCAGGACGACCTCCTCGTACCGCTGTCGGCCGAGGACCGAACGAACTTGACCCGCCTGCTCACTCGACTGCTCACGCACCATCAACGCCCACCGGGGTATCGCGAACACTAG
- a CDS encoding AraC family transcriptional regulator, giving the protein MTIDALSEICGPTRTPVAWVRSGHVGYIGPDLGVDPHSPSVAMLSVGLDAPLVLHTAQGPISTGSSFAPARTTQRIVATQGWILVLFVDPTGAPATAIADEMTAAAGPFGLAHRRERELAELCCAPIVDPDHIYARAIAGAAPVTDPRIEQVAATIRSDPARSYRADHIAANLGLSTTHFLRLFTQQSGTTFRGYQRWNRMIHTVRGAVTGHDLTRSALDAGFATPSHFSETFRDMIGLSATKMLRAGIRFDLGTSPAS; this is encoded by the coding sequence GTGACCATCGACGCGCTTTCGGAAATCTGCGGTCCGACACGGACGCCGGTGGCGTGGGTGCGGTCCGGTCACGTCGGCTATATCGGGCCGGATCTCGGCGTCGACCCGCATTCCCCCTCGGTCGCGATGCTCAGTGTCGGCCTGGACGCGCCGCTCGTCCTGCATACCGCGCAGGGGCCGATAAGCACCGGCAGTTCATTCGCCCCCGCCCGCACGACGCAGCGCATAGTCGCCACCCAGGGATGGATTCTGGTGCTTTTCGTCGACCCCACGGGAGCGCCCGCCACCGCTATCGCCGACGAGATGACCGCTGCCGCAGGACCTTTCGGCCTCGCTCACCGGCGAGAGCGTGAGCTTGCCGAGCTATGCTGTGCTCCCATCGTGGATCCGGACCACATCTACGCCCGAGCCATCGCCGGCGCCGCACCCGTCACCGATCCACGCATCGAGCAGGTCGCCGCCACCATCCGCAGCGACCCGGCCCGCTCCTACCGCGCCGACCACATCGCCGCGAACCTGGGCCTGTCCACCACCCATTTCCTCCGCCTGTTCACCCAGCAGTCCGGCACCACATTCCGCGGCTATCAGCGGTGGAACCGCATGATCCACACCGTCCGCGGCGCCGTGACCGGCCACGACCTCACCCGATCCGCCCTCGACGCCGGCTTCGCGACCCCGTCCCACTTCAGTGAAACCTTCCGCGACATGATCGGACTGTCCGCCACCAAGATGCTGCGCGCCGGTATCCGATTCGATCTCGGAACCTCGCCTGCGTCCTAG